TAGGAACCTTATGGTTTTATCCGCCGGGTTTAAGGAGGCGGGGGGCGAAGGACCTAAGCGGGAGAAGCTCCTAGTCGAGTTGTGCCGCAGACATGATATGCGCCTCATAGGACCCAACTGTCTAGGATTGATAGCGGCTTACACGCCCTTAAACGCCTCCTTCGCGCCGGTCTTCCCCAAGAAGGGCAACGTGGCCTTCATATCCCAGAGCGGAGCCCTCGTCACATCGATTCTAGACTGGTCCATGAAAGAAGAGATAGGCTTCAGCTACGTCGTAAGCCTAGGCAACTGCGCAGACCTCAACGAGACGGACTTCATAGAGGCCCTATCAATGGATCCCTATACAAGGGTTATAGCCGCCTACATCGAGGGGGTCGGGGAAGGCCGCAGGTTCATAAGGGTCGCCGAGGAGGCTTCGAGGCGTAAACCGGTCCTAGTTATAAAATCCGGGATCTCGGAGGCGGGCGCCAGAGCCATATCCAGCCATACGGGATCCCTGGCTGGCAGCGGAGCCGCCTACAAAGCCGTCTTCGAGAGGACCGGGATAATACAGGTGGAGTCGGTGGAGGAGCTCTTCGACCTCGCCAGGATATTCTCCACGCAGCCCATACCCAGGGGCCGCAACCTAGCCGTGGTCACAAACGCCGGCGGGCCGGGGATAATCGCCACGGACGCATGCTCCAAGCACGGCTTAAACCTGGCTTGGCTCTCCCCCGAGACGATAAGCCTCCTCCGCTCAAGGCTTCCAGGAGAGGCCTCATGGGTCAACCCCGTGGACGTCCTGGGAGACGCATCCCCCGAACGTTACAGGGGGGCTTTGGAGGCGATCCTAAGGGATAGAGGCGTCGACTCCATCCTGGTCATATGCTCACCCCAAGCCGTGACGAGGCCTAAAGAGATAGCTGAGGAGATAGTTAAGGTCAGGGATTCGGCGGCGGAGGGAGAAAGGAAACCCATCGTATGCGCCTTCATGGGGGGCGAAGCGGTCTCGGAGGCGGTCAGGATTCTATCCGAGAACGAGATCCCGAACTATCCTTTCCCGGAGAGGGCTGTCAAGGCATTATCGTATCTCTCAAGGTACGGCGAGGAGGCTGCCAAGGCC
The sequence above is a segment of the Candidatus Bathyarchaeota archaeon genome. Coding sequences within it:
- a CDS encoding acetate--CoA ligase family protein, with the translated sequence MTGGSAGFDAVFRPGSIAVIGASREPGSVGHETLRNIVESGFPGTVYPVNPRADAVLGLRCYRSVEDLPGPVDLGVVAVPAGVVLEVAEEAGEKGFRNLMVLSAGFKEAGGEGPKREKLLVELCRRHDMRLIGPNCLGLIAAYTPLNASFAPVFPKKGNVAFISQSGALVTSILDWSMKEEIGFSYVVSLGNCADLNETDFIEALSMDPYTRVIAAYIEGVGEGRRFIRVAEEASRRKPVLVIKSGISEAGARAISSHTGSLAGSGAAYKAVFERTGIIQVESVEELFDLARIFSTQPIPRGRNLAVVTNAGGPGIIATDACSKHGLNLAWLSPETISLLRSRLPGEASWVNPVDVLGDASPERYRGALEAILRDRGVDSILVICSPQAVTRPKEIAEEIVKVRDSAAEGERKPIVCAFMGGEAVSEAVRILSENEIPNYPFPERAVKALSYLSRYGEEAAKAKVEDAPSFSVDREAVKAILERAKRENRVNLLMVEAFQILSAYGLKTPPSILAQNRVQAVEAAEEMGYPVALKVASPQILHKTDIGGVKLNLKDRSEVEEAFDEILRNASSYMPEARIIGVVVQKMVEPGREVIVGIHKDPQFGPLIMFGLGGIYVNILREAVFKLAPVTVREALKMIAETKAYPLLRGVRGEPPSDINGLAEAISRVSQLSLDFEEIIEMDINPLFVYEKGKGCAALDAKITVRHERP